A section of the Engraulis encrasicolus isolate BLACKSEA-1 chromosome 8, IST_EnEncr_1.0, whole genome shotgun sequence genome encodes:
- the LOC134454056 gene encoding transcription regulator protein BACH1-like, whose translation MSVDGHRTSVFTFQSAEHSCHVLRCLDEQRQNDVLCDVTVLVENRSYRAHCSVLASCSDFFRSRFTGFVSQNQVITLPDSVTVEGFDPLLQFAYTAKLSFTKDNILEIHRCAEFLGFHNLDQACFEFFIPKFQKDAGVPNEVQKAKSKRNSSEEREHGACSGAVTGDQVQQVPGGAMSQVEMSPQTPAEHSGGVVGIAGQCLDTSYVSQPSQNHHSSSPLPDTALPEGGDLALGFTSPKSPVFPAGHDQHQFCLQNCGPELQPSLSTAPEQVCPFLKMVGSSVDLDQELGDEAMTDEAVLLGLTDGDGCPDGVISTSVETCPILDQPPQLQSPFPHPIAMPEASEQQAVASPMLTPTHDRRQPKSKSAGHLETGIMGSSSDTDSGLSLDTSAGHTPTPSSNKTPSLETSSDNRSSVEREVAEHLARGFWSDLGSSLSSSDPLPPLDEVVVDGQSASENAASVTGSVSATAVVASDFHWLKHLDLSSGAGECPFLRNLGGSEEAQTPVGDCSSLPQEEERSPGPGGEGGGGGGGGGGSGVGGLPPVDSEEEEEEEEEEEDDLMQSDTEGEREGRRERAEEIQLPFPVEQIPAMTRSAFQQMLRQQKLTPEQLEFVHDVRRRSKNRVAAQRSRKRKLDCIRKLECEIKKLRGQKEKLLHERSHLKLSMGQTLQGLSGLCQTVCGDGGPQPDQLQLLAQHLSSAIPNTNTSPSPNATIAIGTGTINTIGSGTSASSIAGSAPTNATIAGIIAGFASSISTNNNNSNNNTSTTAAASLAADCCAPSSVLLTPMASPSLAGQERDADGTAGIGTTGIGTAGRGSGTEGSGSGNSGLGLTKEPSGVEAATPCPQAEPAMPEQNGGEERG comes from the exons ATGTCTGTGGATGGCCACCGGACGTCTGTTTTCACCTTCCAGTCAGCCGAGCACAGCTGCCATGTCCTGCGCTGCCTGGACGAACAGCGCCAGAATGACGTGCTGTGCGATGTGACAGTCCTCGTGGAGAACCGCAGCTACCGCGCTCACTGCTCGGTGCTGGCCTCCTGCAGTGACTTCTTCCGTTCCAGATTCACCGGATTCGTCAGTCAGAACCAAGTCATCACTCTACCTGACAGT GTGACGGTGGAAGGCTTCGATCCACTGCTGCAGTTTGCCTACACTGCAAAGCTTAGCTTCACCAAAGACAACATCTTGGAGATCCACCGATGCGCTGAGTTCCTGGGCTTTCACAACCTAGACCAGGCTTGCTTTGAGTTTTTCATCCCCAAGTTCCAGAAGGATGCCGGCGTTCCAAACGAGGTCCAGAAAGCCAAAAGTAAACGCAACAGTAGTGAGGAACGGGAACATGGAGCGTGTAGTGGCGCAGTCACAGGCGATCAAGTCCAGCAAGTCCCAGGTGGTGCTATGTCCCAGGTGGAGATGTCCCCCCAGACCCCAGCAGAGCACAGTGGTGGAGTAGTGGGCATTGCAGGACAATGCCTAGACACCAGCTATGTCAGTCAGCCCTCCCAAAACCACCACAGCTCTTCCCCACTGCCAGACACTGCACTGCCCGAGGGAGGAGACCTAGCCCTGGGGTTCACATCACCAAAGAGCCCCGTGTTCCCCGCGGGCCACGACCAACACCAGTTCTGCCTGCAGAACTGCGGCCCCGAACTCCAGCCCTCCCTGTCCACGGCACCGGAGCAGGTGTGCCCGTTCCTCAAGATGGTGGGCTCGAGCGTAGACCTGGATCAGGAGCTGGGAGACGAGGCCATGACTGATGAGGCTGTGTTGCTCGGTTTAACCGACGGCGACGGTTGTCCGGACGGCGTCATCTCGACCTCCGTGGAGACGTGTCCCATTTTGGACCAGCCGCCGCAGTTGCAGTCTCCGTTCCCCCACCCGATCGCCATGCCCGAGGCCTCTGAACAACAAGCCGTTGCGAGTCCCATGCTAACCCCCACTCACGACAGGCGGCAGCCAAAGTCAAAGTCAGCAGGGCACTTAGAAACGGGCATCATGGGTAGCAGCAGCGACACCGACTCTGGCCTCAGTCTCGACACCTCCGCCGGGCACACACCGACACCGTCCTCCAATAAAACGCCCTCGCTGGAAACATCCAGCGACAACCGCAGCAGCGTGGAAAGGGAAGTGGCTGAGCACCTAGCCCGAGGCTTCTGGTCCGACCTGGGCTCGTCTTTGTCCTCATCTGACCCCCTGCCCCCGCTGGAcgaggtggtggtggatgggcAGTCGGCCTCCGAGAACGCAGCCAGTGTCACTGGCTCTGTCTCGGCCACTGCCGTGGTGGCGTCGGACTTCCATTGGCTGAAGCACCTGGATCTGAGCTCTGGCGCAGGGGAGTGCCCCTTCCTGAGGAACCTGGGGGGCTCGGAGGAGGCGCAGACGCCGGTGGGGGACTGCTCCAGTCTgccgcaggaggaggagaggagcccagggcctggaggagaaggaggaggaggaggaggaggaggaggcggcagtGGTGTTGGGGGTCTGCCTCCTGTGgactcggaggaggaggaggaggaggaagaggaggaggaggatgacctgATGCAATCGGACAcggagggggaaagggaggggcGCCGCGAGAGGGCTGAGGAG ATTCAGCTGCCCTTCCCCGTGGAACAGATCCCGGCCATGACCCGCAGCGCGTTCCAGCAGATGCTACGGCAACAGAAGCTGACCCCGGAACAGCTGGAGTTCGTCCACGACGTCCGCCGCCGCAGCAAGAACCGCGTGGCCGCCCAGCGCTCGCGAAAGAGGAAGCTCGACTGCATACGAAAACTGGAGTGTGAGATCAAGAAATTG cgGGGCCAGAAGGAGAAGCTGCTGCATGAGCGTAGCCACCTGAAGCTCAGCATGGGCCAGACGCTGCAGGGCCTGTCTGGTCTGTGCCAGACTGTATGTGGAGACGGTGGGCCTCAACCAGATCAGCTGCAGCTACTAGCCCAGCACCTCTCCTCCGCCATCCCCAACACTaacacctccccctctcccaacGCCACCATCGCAATCGGAACCGGAACCATCAACACCATTGGATCCGGAACCTCTGCTAGCAGCATCGCGGGCAGTGCCCCCACAAACGCCACCATCGCTGGCATCATTGCAGGCTTCGCTAGCAGCATCtctaccaacaacaacaacagcaacaacaacaccagcaccaccgccgccgcctctTTAGCAGCAGACTGCTGTGCCCCCTCCTCCGTCCTCCTCACGCCCATGGCGTCCCCCAGCCTGGCAGGCCAGGAACGGGACGCGGATGGAACCGCCGGAATCGGAACCACCGGCATCGGAACCGCCGGAAGGGGTTCAGGAACGGAAGGAAGTGGCAGTGGCAACAGTGGCCTCGGCCTCACCAAGGAGCCGAGCGGCGTGGAGGCAGCCACCCCCTGCCCACAGGCGGAGCCTGCCATGCCCGAGCAGAacggcggagaggagagaggatga